CCGCATGGACGCTATTGTTGATCTTCGCGGATGGCTGGAGCATCTGGAAAACACGGGCCGGCTGAAACGCATCGCTGAAAAGGTGCGTCTGGAACACGAAATCGCCCTCGTGAGCAAAAAGCACGACGGACATTCGGCACTCGTTTTCGAAGCCACAGACGGCCCCTCCATGCCCATTTGCGCCAACATCGCTTGTCGGCGGGAATGGTACGCCGAGGCCCTGGGGGTCTCCCCCGAAAATCTCCTGCGGGAGGTTCTTCAGCGGCAGCAGATTCGAATCCCTCCACGAAAAGTGGAGGACGCTCCTTTTCTCGAAACATCCATCGCTGAAAAAATCAACATCCTGAAACTCCTGCCCCTTCCCATCTACCATGAACTCGACGGTGGACCCTATATTTCCGCGGGTGTTTTCTTCGCACGCGATCCGGAAACGGGAGCGGGAAACGTTTCCATCCACCGGATGCACGCCCTTGGCCCCGATCTCTTCGGCCTTCTCGTTCTCCCCCGGCATTTGAAGGGAATGATTCAGCGCGCCCACGAAAAGGGGGAAGGGCTGAAAGTGGCGGTCGCCGTGGGGCTCGACCCCTTGCTCCTCATGGCCAGCCAACTCGTACTCTCCCCCGGGGAAGACGAACTGGAAGCGGCGGGCGGACTCAAAGGCGCTCCGGTTGAGGTTTGTCCCGCCCCCTGGTCCGGGATTCCCGTTCCCACGGGCGCCGAGATCGTCATCGAGGGTGAGATTCTTCCAGGAGAGCGTCTGCGGGAGGGGCCCTTCGGTGAATTCCCCGGCTACTACAGCCCGGCAGACGAGCGGGAGGTACTGCGGGTGCGGGCGGTCTCGATGCGGCGCGATCCGATTTTCTATTCCATCCTCGCGGCGGGCTTCGATCACCTTTTGATGGGGGCAATCCCCCGAGAGGCCGGGCTCCTGCGCGATCTCCAGAGAGCCGTGCCCTCGGTGCGGGATGTAGTCCTTCCGCTCTCGGCCGCCGGGCGCTTCCACTGTGTCATTCAAATTGACAAGCGGAACGAGGGGGAAGGAAAGAGCGCCCTGATGGCGGCGCTCGCGGCGCATTACGACGTCAAGCACGCCATCTGCGTCGATCGGGATATCAACATCCACGATCCCGCGCACGTGGACTGGGCGCTGGCCACCCGCTTTCAAGCCGACAAGGATCTTTTCGTCGTTCCCGGCGCCTGGGGAAGCCGCCTCGATCCCTCCGCCGATGAAGGCGTAACGGCGAAAATGGGGATGGACGCCACTGTGCCCGTCGGCGGTCTGGAAAGAGAATTCCGCTCGCTGAAAGTGCCGGGAGAGGATCGATAGCGGGCCGGAACTCAGTCCAGTTTCAATTCCGGCAGAACTTCCGCAGTAAACCTTTCGAGCTGGGCCATCTGGTCCTTGTGGGTGAAGCGGAGGGAGATGTGCTCGGCCCCCGCCGCGATGAAGGCGTTGATGCGATCGATCAAGTCCTTCGCCGGACCGTAGGTCCCCCACTTTTCGATGCTGTCTCCCCAGAACGGGGTGTAGTAGTAGTCGAGGAGAAACTCCTCGCCGTTTTTCATCGCCTTTTCCTTGTCATCGTCGAGACAGGTGGTCATGTACCAGGCCGGGGTTCCGGCATCGCGGCCGTGGACTTTGGCTTCTTCTTTGATTTTCCCCCAGGTCTCCTGAAACTCCTCTGGGGTGACCCGGTTGGGAAACCATCCGTCCCCGAAGCGTCCGACCCGCCGCCAGGCGGTCTCGACCGTGGCGGAGGCGATCCACATGGGAACGGACCCCTGGATCGGCTTCGGGGTGAGCGTCACGTTCTCGCAC
The sequence above is drawn from the bacterium genome and encodes:
- a CDS encoding UbiD family decarboxylase; this encodes MDAIVDLRGWLEHLENTGRLKRIAEKVRLEHEIALVSKKHDGHSALVFEATDGPSMPICANIACRREWYAEALGVSPENLLREVLQRQQIRIPPRKVEDAPFLETSIAEKINILKLLPLPIYHELDGGPYISAGVFFARDPETGAGNVSIHRMHALGPDLFGLLVLPRHLKGMIQRAHEKGEGLKVAVAVGLDPLLLMASQLVLSPGEDELEAAGGLKGAPVEVCPAPWSGIPVPTGAEIVIEGEILPGERLREGPFGEFPGYYSPADEREVLRVRAVSMRRDPIFYSILAAGFDHLLMGAIPREAGLLRDLQRAVPSVRDVVLPLSAAGRFHCVIQIDKRNEGEGKSALMAALAAHYDVKHAICVDRDINIHDPAHVDWALATRFQADKDLFVVPGAWGSRLDPSADEGVTAKMGMDATVPVGGLEREFRSLKVPGEDR
- a CDS encoding LLM class flavin-dependent oxidoreductase: MAGRRVKLGILLPTRGVLLWNKGIPEVGPVIDLAVRAEELGYDSVFVGDSILAKPRLEALSVLSAVAVKTQRVKLGTAIFLPCLRHPVFLAYQVATLDVISGGRVILGVGIGPPKPQECEHEFETLGVPFRKRMFYMQEHMTLMRKLWTEDNVTFEGRYYRCENVTLTPKPIQGSVPMWIASATVETAWRRVGRFGDGWFPNRVTPEEFQETWGKIKEEAKVHGRDAGTPAWYMTTCLDDDKEKAMKNGEEFLLDYYYTPFWGDSIEKWGTYGPAKDLIDRINAFIAAGAEHISLRFTHKDQMAQLERFTAEVLPELKLD